Proteins from a genomic interval of Nostoc sp. TCL240-02:
- a CDS encoding alpha/beta fold hydrolase yields MTTSSSKTAFTSTKTWVWQDFPICYQTQGTTGPAVVLVHGFGASWWHWRKNIPVLAQNCRVYAIDLIGFGGSAKPQPGEKITYTLETWGQQVADFCREVVGEPAFLVGNSIGCIVAMQATVSNPDIALGVALLNCSLRLLHDHKRVTLPWTRRVGAPLLQRLLSIKPVGDFFFNQLAKPKTVRKILLKAYANPEMVTDELVDILTSPASDPGAVAVFLAFTSYSTGPLPEDLLPLLPCPAIILWGTADPWEPIKLGRELANFPQVEKFIPLEGVGHCPQDEAPELVNPILLDWIWEQSAV; encoded by the coding sequence ATGACAACCTCAAGTTCAAAAACAGCATTTACCTCTACAAAAACCTGGGTTTGGCAAGATTTCCCTATCTGCTATCAAACCCAAGGAACCACTGGGCCGGCTGTTGTCCTCGTGCATGGATTTGGCGCTTCTTGGTGGCATTGGCGAAAAAATATTCCCGTATTAGCGCAAAATTGCCGCGTTTATGCTATTGATTTGATTGGTTTTGGTGGTTCTGCAAAACCTCAACCTGGTGAAAAAATTACCTACACTCTAGAAACATGGGGACAGCAAGTAGCAGATTTTTGCCGTGAAGTTGTCGGCGAACCTGCTTTTTTAGTAGGAAATTCTATTGGCTGTATTGTAGCCATGCAAGCAACTGTTAGCAATCCAGATATTGCCTTGGGAGTTGCATTGCTCAACTGTTCTTTACGGCTGTTGCACGATCACAAACGGGTAACTTTACCTTGGACTCGTCGTGTCGGAGCGCCTTTACTGCAACGCTTGCTTTCTATCAAACCAGTTGGCGATTTCTTCTTCAATCAACTTGCCAAACCGAAAACAGTGCGGAAGATTTTACTAAAAGCTTATGCGAATCCTGAGATGGTGACAGATGAGTTGGTAGATATTCTCACTTCGCCAGCAAGCGATCCGGGTGCTGTTGCTGTGTTCTTGGCTTTTACTTCTTATTCTACAGGGCCTTTACCAGAAGACCTTTTACCTCTGCTACCTTGTCCTGCAATTATCTTGTGGGGAACGGCCGATCCGTGGGAACCAATTAAGTTAGGTAGAGAATTAGCTAATTTTCCGCAAGTAGAAAAGTTTATACCTTTAGAAGGAGTTGGGCATTGCCCTCAAGATGAAGCGCCGGAGTTAGTCAATCCGATTTTACTTGATTGGATTTGGGAGCAATCAGCAGTGTGA
- a CDS encoding peptidase domain-containing ABC transporter has product MFDLFKLHKNYQCVLQLSEEDCGAASLASVSKHYGRFLSINRSRDAVGTGQLGTTLLGLKRGSETLGFNARAVKASSAIVDRITEINLPVIIHWRGYHWVVLYNKRGNKYVIADPAVGIRYVNREELTEAWNGVMLLLEPDPERFFEQPEEEAKGGLRRFLVRILPYRGLLTQVLTINIVLGLLALGTPILIQLLTDDVLVRGDTQLLTVVISAVVVMSLFGSTLQLLQAIMIAHFGQRLQLGLVLEFGRKILQLPLNYYEARRSGEITSRLRDINDINQLVSQIVVLLPSQFFVAVVSFCLMLFYSWKLTIAVIFFAGLITLSTLPFLPILQQKTRSLLVLGTENQGVLVETFKGAQVIKTTNAAPQFWDEFQSRFGRLANLTFSTIQIGIINGTISKLIATIAGVVLLGLGSILVINKELSIGQMLAFNALQFNVLALINSVVGLVDEYFRSQTAISRLLEVIDATPEVVGGSQKPVVQISSDADIRCSHIQFHHPGRVDLLEDFSLKLPGGKAIALIGKSGCGKSTLAKVIAGLYQPNSGNIRIGFYNINDLSLDCLRQQVVYVPQEPHFWSRSILDNFRLGTPYISFEEIVKACQIADADEFISQLPNQYQTVLGEFGANISGGQRQRLAIARGILTNPPVLILDEATAGLDPVSESHVLDRLLEYREGKTTILITHRPSVINRADWIVLLDKGQVQIQGDIETFLSQQGEHLKFLSM; this is encoded by the coding sequence ATGTTCGATCTATTCAAACTCCATAAAAATTACCAGTGTGTTTTGCAGTTGAGTGAAGAAGACTGTGGAGCCGCAAGCCTTGCTTCGGTTTCCAAACATTACGGACGTTTTTTAAGCATCAATCGCAGTCGAGATGCCGTTGGAACTGGACAGCTAGGAACAACTTTGCTGGGTTTAAAACGTGGCTCTGAGACTCTGGGTTTTAATGCCAGGGCAGTAAAAGCTTCATCTGCGATCGTCGATAGAATCACAGAAATAAATCTGCCCGTAATTATTCATTGGCGGGGTTATCATTGGGTTGTTTTATACAACAAGCGCGGCAATAAATACGTCATTGCCGATCCTGCTGTGGGTATCCGTTATGTTAACCGAGAAGAGTTAACAGAAGCTTGGAATGGGGTGATGCTCTTACTAGAGCCAGATCCAGAACGCTTTTTTGAGCAGCCCGAAGAAGAAGCAAAAGGTGGCTTAAGACGCTTTTTAGTACGCATATTGCCTTATCGCGGACTGCTAACTCAGGTTTTAACCATCAACATTGTCTTAGGTCTGTTGGCTCTAGGTACTCCCATCTTGATCCAACTACTTACAGACGATGTACTTGTGCGCGGAGATACTCAATTACTAACTGTTGTGATCTCAGCCGTTGTAGTTATGAGCTTATTCGGCAGTACTTTGCAACTATTGCAAGCAATTATGATTGCTCATTTTGGGCAACGACTGCAATTAGGATTAGTGTTGGAATTTGGGCGAAAAATTCTCCAATTGCCCTTAAATTACTACGAAGCCCGTCGGAGTGGTGAAATTACTAGCCGACTGCGTGATATAAACGACATCAATCAACTGGTATCGCAGATTGTAGTTCTTTTACCTAGCCAGTTTTTTGTTGCGGTGGTTTCTTTTTGCTTGATGCTGTTTTACAGTTGGAAACTGACAATAGCAGTCATCTTTTTTGCTGGCTTAATTACCTTATCTACCCTACCTTTTTTACCCATCCTCCAACAAAAAACTCGCAGTCTCTTGGTTTTAGGGACGGAAAATCAAGGTGTTTTGGTAGAAACGTTTAAGGGCGCACAGGTAATCAAAACTACAAATGCCGCTCCACAATTTTGGGATGAATTTCAAAGTCGCTTTGGCCGTCTTGCTAATCTAACTTTTAGCACCATCCAAATCGGTATTATCAACGGCACTATTAGCAAACTTATAGCTACTATTGCAGGTGTAGTTTTACTTGGTTTAGGCAGTATTCTGGTGATTAATAAGGAATTAAGCATTGGGCAAATGCTGGCTTTTAACGCGCTACAATTTAATGTCCTGGCTTTAATTAACTCAGTGGTTGGCTTAGTAGATGAATATTTTCGCTCTCAAACAGCAATTTCTCGCCTTCTGGAAGTTATCGATGCGACACCTGAAGTAGTCGGAGGTAGTCAAAAGCCGGTTGTTCAAATTTCTAGTGATGCAGACATTCGCTGTTCCCATATCCAATTTCACCACCCTGGCAGAGTTGACTTATTAGAGGATTTTTCTCTCAAACTTCCTGGAGGGAAAGCGATCGCTTTGATTGGGAAATCAGGTTGTGGTAAAAGTACTTTAGCGAAAGTGATTGCAGGCTTATATCAGCCTAACTCTGGCAATATCCGCATAGGTTTCTATAATATCAACGATCTTTCCCTGGATTGTTTGCGACAACAAGTAGTCTATGTACCCCAAGAACCTCATTTCTGGAGTCGCTCAATTTTAGACAACTTCCGTTTAGGAACGCCTTACATTTCCTTTGAGGAAATTGTCAAAGCTTGCCAGATAGCTGATGCAGACGAGTTTATCAGTCAACTTCCCAATCAGTATCAAACTGTTTTGGGGGAATTTGGGGCCAATATCTCTGGTGGACAAAGACAACGATTAGCGATCGCTAGAGGTATCCTTACCAATCCACCTGTACTAATTTTAGACGAAGCAACCGCCGGACTCGATCCAGTCAGCGAATCTCACGTATTAGATCGACTCTTGGAATATCGAGAAGGTAAAACTACTATTTTGATCACTCATCGTCCCAGTGTAATTAATCGAGCCGATTGGATTGTACTACTAGATAAAGGTCAGGTACAAATACAAGGTGATATTGAGACTTTTCTCTCTCAGCAAGGAGAGCATTTAAAGTTTTTATCAATGTAA
- a CDS encoding HlyD family efflux transporter periplasmic adaptor subunit has product MANFLAREENYFGNRFNEPNPEQLHVVDVNEFLPHLSKWTNIGGGVLVTTFVAAIALTSVLSYNVTVKVPASIRPVGELRVVQSAMAGTVQNIDIQENQVVTQGQAIAQVDDSRLKTQKSQLENSIQQGKLQQTQIDAQLAEIDAQIAAQTNLTNRTIIAAQAELDGTQRNYQDQQVKAAADMTQAQAALILAKVQRDRLLREKVLRATVQEAEAALQVAKVQRDRLQPIVASGSVSRNLFEEKEQAVISAQAKLEEAKVSVKNLLEDKEQALNVAQTNLEKAKTAINASNAVVIVASERIKQEQARGEASLAALKKERETLLQQRLELQKQLASSSKDLQQVKTDLNLSVIRSPIAGTLLQLNLRNPGQVVQPSEAIAQIAPLNASLLVKARVPAQDIDKVKAGQKVQMQVSACPYPDYGTLKGTVKTVAPDALPVKNNVNSGVAQVVAYEVSIEPQTSYLSRGDRQCHLKAGMEGRADIISRRETVLQFILRKARFITDF; this is encoded by the coding sequence ATGGCGAACTTCTTAGCCCGCGAGGAAAACTATTTTGGAAATAGGTTTAATGAACCCAATCCAGAACAACTCCATGTAGTTGATGTTAACGAGTTTCTCCCCCATCTCAGCAAATGGACTAACATTGGCGGGGGAGTTTTAGTTACTACCTTTGTGGCCGCGATCGCTCTTACATCTGTTCTTAGTTACAATGTCACGGTCAAAGTTCCTGCAAGTATTCGACCTGTAGGAGAACTACGGGTTGTTCAATCTGCTATGGCCGGAACCGTTCAAAACATTGATATTCAAGAAAATCAGGTGGTGACTCAGGGACAAGCGATCGCTCAGGTTGATGATTCCCGCCTTAAAACTCAAAAGAGTCAACTAGAAAATAGTATTCAGCAAGGTAAATTACAACAAACTCAAATTGATGCTCAACTGGCTGAAATCGATGCTCAGATTGCAGCTCAGACAAACTTAACCAACCGCACGATTATTGCTGCACAAGCTGAATTAGATGGGACACAACGCAACTATCAAGATCAGCAAGTTAAAGCTGCGGCTGATATGACACAAGCACAAGCAGCTTTAATCTTAGCCAAGGTACAACGCGATCGCTTACTGCGAGAAAAAGTTTTAAGGGCAACTGTACAAGAAGCAGAAGCAGCTTTGCAAGTAGCCAAAGTGCAACGCGATCGATTGCAGCCGATAGTCGCATCGGGATCGGTTTCTCGCAATCTGTTTGAAGAAAAAGAACAAGCGGTTATATCTGCTCAGGCGAAGCTAGAAGAAGCTAAAGTTAGTGTTAAAAATCTTTTGGAGGACAAAGAACAAGCCCTAAATGTGGCGCAAACGAATTTAGAAAAAGCTAAAACTGCAATTAATGCCAGTAATGCGGTTGTAATAGTGGCATCTGAACGAATTAAGCAGGAACAGGCTAGAGGTGAGGCTAGTTTAGCGGCTTTGAAAAAAGAACGAGAAACTTTACTCCAGCAACGCCTTGAACTCCAAAAGCAACTTGCTAGCAGCAGCAAAGATTTGCAACAAGTTAAAACCGACTTGAATTTGAGTGTAATTCGATCGCCAATCGCCGGAACATTGCTGCAATTGAATCTTCGCAACCCAGGACAGGTAGTACAACCAAGTGAAGCGATCGCTCAGATTGCTCCTCTCAACGCTTCTTTACTAGTTAAAGCTCGCGTGCCGGCTCAAGATATTGACAAGGTAAAAGCAGGCCAAAAAGTTCAGATGCAAGTTTCTGCTTGTCCCTATCCAGACTACGGCACTCTCAAAGGAACTGTCAAAACAGTTGCACCAGATGCTTTACCTGTAAAAAATAATGTCAATTCAGGTGTAGCCCAGGTAGTTGCTTATGAAGTAAGTATTGAGCCACAAACTTCATATTTAAGTAGAGGCGATCGCCAGTGTCATCTGAAAGCTGGTATGGAAGGTAGGGCTGATATTATTTCCCGTCGAGAAACGGTGCTTCAGTTCATTCTCCGCAAAGCCAGATTCATCACAGATTTTTAA
- a CDS encoding CTB family bacteriocin: protein MSYQINTSKLFVELFDEQQELLAGGVDSQRNQSNFARRITRLDGTSRSGPNGSEANSTGSNDGTQTSAAQGLQLGGTTAIVLLPLPPLSAPLFAA, encoded by the coding sequence ATGTCATATCAAATCAACACATCTAAGTTGTTTGTTGAGTTATTTGACGAACAACAAGAGCTACTCGCTGGAGGTGTAGACTCTCAGAGAAATCAGAGCAATTTCGCTAGAAGAATTACAAGGTTAGACGGAACGAGTAGATCTGGGCCTAATGGCAGCGAAGCTAACAGTACAGGATCAAATGACGGTACTCAAACATCAGCAGCACAGGGCCTACAATTAGGTGGTACTACCGCCATAGTCCTGCTGCCCTTGCCCCCTTTATCAGCACCACTGTTTGCCGCTTAG
- the glcD gene encoding glycolate oxidase subunit GlcD yields the protein MLTQDKKQHNWKPIIKAFEVVLGKNGVVQRREELITYECDGLTGYRQRPAVVVLPRTTEQVAQVVKICNQYSIPFIARGSGTGLSGGALPVEDSVLIVTSLMRQIISIDLENQRTIVQPGVINSWVTQAVSGAGFYYAPDPSSQIICSIGGNIAENSGGVHCLKYGVTTNHVLGLKIVTPEGEIVDLGGQIPEMPGYDLTGVFVGSEGTLGIATEITLRILKSAESICVLLADFTSIEAAGATVSDIISAGIIPGGMEMMDNFSINAVEDVVATNCYPRDATAILLIEIDGLEVEVAGNKQRVTEICKKNGARNVTSASDPETRLKLWKGRKAAFAAAGHLSPDYYVQDGVIPRTQLPYVLHEIEALSEQYGYRVANVFHAGDGNLHPLILYDNSVPGALEQVEEMGGKILKLCVQVGGSISGEHGIGAEKKCYMPQMFSPVDLETMQWVRQVFNPQGLANPEKIFPTPRTCGEAANASAVNKFEGVERF from the coding sequence ATGCTGACCCAAGATAAAAAACAACACAACTGGAAACCTATTATCAAAGCATTCGAGGTTGTCCTTGGCAAAAATGGCGTAGTGCAACGCCGTGAAGAACTTATTACTTATGAATGTGATGGTTTAACTGGCTATCGCCAACGTCCTGCTGTGGTGGTATTACCTAGAACAACAGAACAGGTTGCTCAAGTGGTAAAGATATGCAATCAATATTCTATTCCCTTCATCGCACGCGGTTCTGGCACTGGTCTATCTGGCGGTGCTTTACCAGTGGAAGACTCTGTTTTGATTGTCACTTCCTTAATGCGGCAAATCATCAGCATTGATTTGGAAAATCAACGCACAATTGTTCAACCAGGCGTGATTAATAGTTGGGTAACACAAGCCGTTAGTGGTGCTGGTTTTTACTACGCTCCTGACCCATCTAGCCAAATTATCTGCTCTATTGGGGGGAATATTGCTGAAAACTCTGGTGGCGTACATTGTCTTAAATATGGTGTCACCACTAACCACGTTTTAGGATTAAAAATTGTCACGCCAGAAGGGGAAATTGTCGATTTAGGCGGACAAATCCCCGAAATGCCTGGTTATGATTTAACAGGTGTGTTTGTTGGTTCTGAAGGCACTTTAGGAATTGCTACAGAAATTACTTTGCGAATTCTCAAAAGTGCAGAATCAATTTGCGTGCTGTTAGCAGATTTTACCAGTATTGAAGCTGCCGGAGCAACTGTTTCTGATATCATCAGCGCTGGAATTATTCCTGGCGGTATGGAAATGATGGATAACTTCAGCATCAATGCAGTTGAAGATGTTGTCGCCACAAATTGTTATCCCCGCGATGCTACTGCTATTTTGCTAATCGAAATTGACGGGTTAGAAGTAGAAGTTGCAGGAAATAAGCAGCGAGTGACTGAAATTTGTAAAAAGAATGGGGCGCGAAATGTCACTTCTGCTAGTGACCCAGAAACCAGATTGAAATTATGGAAAGGACGTAAAGCTGCTTTTGCTGCGGCTGGGCATTTAAGTCCAGATTATTATGTGCAAGATGGTGTAATTCCCCGGACTCAGTTGCCTTATGTTCTGCATGAGATTGAGGCATTAAGTGAACAATATGGTTATCGTGTTGCTAATGTATTTCATGCTGGTGATGGCAATCTTCATCCATTAATTCTTTATGATAATTCTGTGCCTGGAGCATTGGAACAAGTAGAAGAAATGGGTGGAAAAATTCTCAAGCTTTGTGTCCAAGTTGGTGGCAGTATTTCTGGTGAACATGGCATTGGTGCGGAGAAAAAGTGCTATATGCCACAAATGTTTAGCCCAGTTGATTTAGAAACTATGCAATGGGTACGACAAGTTTTTAATCCTCAAGGGTTAGCAAATCCTGAAAAGATATTCCCCACACCACGAACTTGTGGAGAAGCAGCAAATGCGTCTGCTGTCAATAAATTTGAAGGTGTGGAAAGATTCTAA
- a CDS encoding glycoside hydrolase family 10 protein, whose product MNRFARRCVSYLMCLGLVATLTVFSFSSVSSLPVYSQKIIPLPTEIRGVWLTNVASGVLFVPWGINRAINQLSSLNFNTIYPVVWNRGHTFYKSAVAEITTGSDTQPFLNFMHGGQDVLTKIVTLAKKKDLRVIPWFEYGFMTPHYSQLARRYPDWLTIGQEGLKSIQDAPPEEIDNSLVSKLAWLNPLHPQVQEFIRGLILEVVRDYDVDGIQIDDHFGMPVQFGYDRFTIELYQQEHQGKSPPIDPFNSEWMRWRADKITDFMAELYQAVKAVKPKVKISLSPNYQAFAYKYYLQDWENWVKKGLVNELILQVYRNDQSSFIAQLEQPSVKLAQSLIPVQIGISTGTVRNPVKMAQVREQVQAVRDRNFDGISFFYWESLWGYIVPESPQQRRKAFFEMFNARTVRLFKPKKL is encoded by the coding sequence ATGAATCGGTTTGCTCGCCGTTGTGTTTCTTACTTAATGTGTTTGGGATTAGTAGCCACTTTAACAGTTTTTTCATTCTCTTCAGTTTCTTCACTCCCAGTTTATTCCCAAAAAATAATTCCTTTACCTACAGAAATTCGCGGCGTTTGGCTCACTAATGTTGCTAGTGGTGTACTATTTGTCCCTTGGGGCATTAACCGGGCTATAAACCAATTATCGTCCCTCAATTTTAATACAATTTATCCTGTAGTTTGGAACCGAGGACATACTTTTTATAAAAGTGCTGTAGCTGAAATAACTACAGGCTCAGATACTCAACCTTTTCTCAATTTCATGCACGGTGGACAGGATGTTTTAACAAAGATAGTGACACTTGCCAAAAAGAAAGATTTGAGAGTCATTCCCTGGTTTGAATACGGGTTTATGACACCGCATTATTCACAATTAGCAAGGCGTTATCCCGACTGGTTAACAATTGGGCAAGAAGGTCTAAAGTCTATCCAAGATGCACCACCAGAAGAAATTGATAATAGTTTAGTAAGTAAGCTGGCTTGGTTGAATCCCTTACATCCGCAAGTGCAAGAGTTTATCCGAGGGCTAATTTTGGAAGTAGTCAGAGATTATGATGTGGACGGTATTCAGATTGATGATCATTTTGGGATGCCAGTACAGTTTGGCTACGATCGCTTCACGATTGAACTCTACCAGCAAGAACATCAAGGCAAAAGTCCTCCCATTGACCCTTTTAACTCAGAATGGATGCGTTGGCGAGCAGACAAAATTACTGATTTCATGGCAGAACTCTATCAAGCTGTGAAGGCGGTGAAACCCAAAGTCAAAATATCCCTATCTCCAAACTATCAAGCTTTTGCCTACAAATACTATTTGCAAGACTGGGAAAATTGGGTAAAAAAAGGTTTAGTTAATGAGTTAATTTTGCAGGTTTATCGAAATGATCAAAGCTCTTTTATCGCTCAATTAGAACAACCATCTGTGAAATTGGCTCAAAGTCTAATTCCTGTACAAATTGGTATATCAACGGGAACGGTGCGTAATCCTGTAAAAATGGCACAAGTTAGAGAACAGGTTCAAGCAGTACGCGATCGCAATTTTGATGGTATCTCCTTTTTTTACTGGGAGAGTCTCTGGGGTTACATTGTACCGGAATCGCCCCAACAGCGACGCAAAGCTTTTTTTGAGATGTTTAATGCTAGAACTGTCAGACTATTCAAACCAAAAAAACTTTGA
- a CDS encoding GAF domain-containing protein has translation MNKNPAESTMELTKLSPPQIIFGTEVEEKNSSEQFLLSMYDSVQASIFVVDVLEDGDFQYVALNPTHERWIGIRSDDLRGKKPEDILSPIDAARVRQHYADCVLFGKTISYEQCLQFQGVTTWWSTTLTPLRDANSRIYRLIGTSSNITPVKQAQEAVGLQVEREQLLEAIAGRIHQSVELETILHQTTIELRQFLNCDRILIYRFQADGSGVIVAASVAASDSLLGKNIIDPCFSGNSENYGQGCIQVVEDIYAADLHPYHIDFLASLQIRANVVVPIFQEQDMWGLLIAHHCQESRQWQQAETSLLKQLATQIGIAVQQSELRQQFKDLKAEIELQKQKHKNQLQQVRNFEALVRRMTEQIRDRLDEAQVLQTVTQELTELLNLERCQIELYSPCQTLVTIAYEYSINNLPQCQELTRQITDRLEVYQPLLQKQPLQFLEVAPGWQPKLLVMSQMACPIFDTQGILGNLWLTRPSQEAFDEFEIELVQQVANECAIAIRQAQLYQQTQTQVKELENCDRLKNQFLRNLSQELRTPITSISLAVQTLESVLTPAEILEIEIVPQLLQILHNECARESKLINDLLKLTYLEAEPEPPTLIAIDLQSWLQPIVESFRDLTNCQRQQLKLSLDSELPPLETDITDMERIITELLNHVCKYTPAGESVTVSTHLRGDAVELNISNSGLELTSNELSRIFEPFYHLSKHDPWKHSGTGLELALVQKMVRHLGGSIYVESGAGQTTFTIKFPL, from the coding sequence ATGAATAAAAATCCAGCAGAATCAACTATGGAGTTGACAAAATTATCGCCCCCTCAAATTATCTTTGGCACGGAAGTAGAGGAGAAAAATAGTAGTGAGCAATTTCTACTGAGCATGTACGATTCTGTGCAGGCATCAATATTTGTAGTAGATGTTCTAGAAGATGGAGATTTTCAGTATGTGGCACTTAATCCCACTCATGAGCGGTGGATAGGCATTCGCTCAGACGATCTCCGAGGCAAAAAACCAGAGGATATTCTCTCCCCCATCGATGCTGCGAGGGTGCGTCAGCACTATGCTGACTGTGTACTATTTGGTAAAACTATTTCTTACGAACAATGTTTGCAATTCCAGGGGGTTACTACTTGGTGGAGTACGACTCTCACGCCACTAAGAGATGCTAACTCCCGAATTTATCGACTAATTGGTACTAGTAGCAATATCACCCCTGTGAAGCAAGCCCAAGAAGCAGTCGGACTTCAGGTTGAACGGGAGCAATTGCTAGAAGCGATCGCCGGACGAATTCACCAATCTGTAGAATTAGAGACAATTCTGCATCAGACAACAATTGAACTGCGGCAATTTTTGAATTGCGATCGCATTCTAATTTATCGCTTCCAAGCTGATGGCAGTGGGGTAATTGTTGCCGCAAGCGTCGCTGCAAGCGATTCACTATTGGGAAAAAACATCATCGATCCCTGCTTTAGTGGCAATTCAGAAAACTACGGGCAAGGTTGCATTCAAGTTGTTGAGGATATTTATGCAGCAGACTTGCATCCTTACCATATAGATTTCCTGGCATCTTTGCAGATTAGAGCCAATGTAGTCGTGCCGATTTTCCAAGAGCAAGATATGTGGGGGCTATTGATTGCCCATCATTGCCAGGAATCGCGTCAATGGCAGCAAGCAGAAACTAGCTTACTCAAACAGCTAGCAACTCAAATCGGCATTGCTGTGCAACAATCAGAACTTCGTCAGCAGTTCAAGGATCTCAAAGCCGAAATAGAGTTGCAAAAACAGAAGCACAAAAATCAGTTGCAGCAGGTACGAAACTTTGAAGCCTTGGTGCGACGGATGACAGAACAAATCCGCGATCGTCTGGATGAAGCTCAGGTATTGCAGACTGTCACTCAGGAATTAACAGAGTTACTGAACCTTGAACGTTGCCAAATTGAACTCTATAGTCCCTGTCAAACCCTGGTAACTATTGCCTACGAGTACAGCATCAACAACCTACCGCAGTGTCAAGAACTGACTAGACAGATTACTGATCGTCTGGAAGTTTATCAACCCTTATTGCAAAAACAACCTTTGCAATTTTTGGAAGTTGCCCCTGGATGGCAACCAAAGTTGTTGGTTATGTCCCAGATGGCTTGTCCAATTTTTGATACTCAAGGGATTTTGGGAAATCTTTGGTTGACAAGACCATCACAAGAGGCATTTGATGAATTTGAAATTGAGTTAGTGCAGCAGGTTGCCAATGAATGTGCGATCGCAATTCGCCAAGCTCAACTTTACCAACAAACCCAGACACAAGTTAAAGAATTAGAAAATTGCGATCGGCTTAAAAACCAATTTCTCCGAAATCTCTCTCAAGAACTGCGAACCCCAATAACTAGCATCAGCCTTGCAGTCCAAACCCTCGAAAGTGTCTTAACACCAGCAGAAATATTAGAGATAGAAATAGTTCCACAACTCTTGCAGATTCTGCATAACGAGTGTGCGCGAGAAAGCAAGTTAATTAACGATCTACTCAAACTCACATATCTCGAAGCAGAACCCGAACCCCCAACATTGATTGCCATTGACTTACAAAGCTGGCTTCAGCCCATTGTCGAGTCTTTTCGAGACCTCACCAACTGTCAGCGACAGCAGTTAAAACTAAGTCTCGATAGCGAACTCCCGCCTTTAGAGACAGATATCACAGATATGGAGAGGATTATTACCGAACTACTCAACCATGTCTGCAAATATACCCCAGCAGGTGAATCAGTTACAGTCTCTACCCACTTAAGAGGGGATGCAGTAGAGCTTAATATTAGCAATTCTGGACTAGAGCTTACCAGCAACGAACTGTCACGGATTTTCGAGCCTTTTTATCACCTTTCCAAGCACGATCCCTGGAAACACAGCGGCACTGGACTGGAATTAGCATTAGTGCAGAAAATGGTCAGACATTTAGGCGGCTCAATTTATGTAGAGAGTGGAGCCGGTCAAACCACCTTCACCATCAAATTCCCCCTTTAA